Genomic DNA from Xiphophorus couchianus chromosome 12, X_couchianus-1.0, whole genome shotgun sequence:
AATACATTTTCACTCTTGCTGTGTTGCACAAAGTCTACCCTATCTGACCCGAATATTTTTGAGGCCAGAACAAAGTCGTATTTTCCTGGTTTAAAAAGTACACATTTCACTTCCAACAAGTCCTGAACAGGTTTAATTTGCAGTGCTTCAAAGCTTACAATAATATGTTAATTCCTAATTGCAAGCATTGACTGAAGTTGCTCATCTTACACCCCTGCATTGAGTCATGTATGATGACATTTTCCCCATCCGTCTTTTGTAACTTTCCTTCTGCTTCCTCTCAGATATTATGCCACCGTTCACCCGCTGAAGAAGCGAATCTCAGTGTTGGCGTGCACCTACCTTCTGTCTGGGATCTGGCTGCTGTCCTGTGGCCTCGTGGCTCCTGCTGTGGCTCACACCTACCACGTGGAGTTCAAGAACGAGGGCTTCACCATCTGCGAGGAATTCTGGATGGGTCAGGAGAGAGAGCGGCTGGCTTACGCCTACAGCACTCTCCTCATCACTTACGTCCTGCCTCTGTCGGCGCTCTGCATCTCCTACCTGTGCATCTCGGTCAAGCTGAGGAACTGCGTCGTACCGGGCCACCACACCCAGAGCCAGGCGGAGGCTCAGCGCCTGCGCAAGCGCAAGACATTTCGCCTTGTGAGTCTCGTGGTTGCAGCTTTTGGCATCTGCTGGATGCCCATTAGCGTGTTCAACGTCCTGCGTGACATTGACATTGATCTTATTGATAAGCACTACTTTCTGCTCATTCAGCTGCTCTGCCATCTGTGCGCAATGAGCTCGTCTTGTTGTAACCCTTTCCTCTACGCATGGCTGCACGACCGCTTTCGCGCCGAGCTTCGCAAAATGTTCACATGCCGCCGGCGGATTGGCATCTCTGCCAACAACTGCGCCACAGCCAGCGTGGTTTTGTGAAGTTCTTCTGCTTTGTGCCACAGTCAAGTAGAGTCATCTCATTCTGATAACTGTCTAAGGTAGATCTGTTCAAGTGCAGAGGAGATCTTGCACTTGAACAGATCTCActttgccttttaaaaaaaaacagaccctTGTTCTACACTTTGCTTTGCACAACTAGGCAATTTTTGTACTACGGAGAAACAAATGATTGCTTCCTGTAGGCGTGGAttgtttgaggttttaaatttcatCCAGTCGctaacatttggccatgacgtATCTATGAAGCTTATTGGAAATTGCCTGCACTGTGAACAACTATCCTCCACTGTGAACAGAGAAGTGCCGAGCAGAACGAGGCTGCTGttgatgttaattcaatatttgaaaaCGTGACCAACATAGACTGAACGGCTGCGTTCATGTCCTGCGCTGAAGTTACTAAAACTACTGGCAGTCTACgattctaaaacagtgcagaaaatctacattatcattcacaacttctccttctgttcgctgattggccagGATGAATTTCAACCAGAGAAATTGAGATCAATGGAAGAAAGCCCAGACAGAGCACAAAATGGAGATTAGAAACTATCGCATTTGCGTAGAAAGACAATAGCCAGGCTAGCTCCAAACTCAGTGTAGccatataatataaaaatgtaaagtgtcccattttgtcaagtgtttttttacttacaagctgaactgaaaataaaatctattaaatgTATATTGCTGGGATGTCAAATTtgattgctttcttttttatttatttatgttaatatgTTAAACAAATAGTTATGTATAGTTTAAGCCTAGGTTTCTGTTAACTTTCATAATTATGGCTCACAGCTTTAATCCAAACCTGAAATTCAGTTTCCCCAGACAATTCTTACTGTTATGCTTTGTCCTACATGATTATGGAGGGAGATTAATGACTTACAGATTATCTGGAAGACAGTCTCCACATGTAGCGTaagccacaaaaggtcatttCTAAACAAGCTGGCTGTTCAGCGAAAGCTTAATCAAGCAAACTATTGGGAAGTTGATTGGAAGGCAAAGGTACAGTAAAAAACAATGCTTGAGCAATGTTTTTCAAATCAACAATCCTTTCAAGATTGTTGTAAAATCAACAATCTTGAAAGGATTGCAAAGCAAAGTCCATTCAAGAGTTTGGTGGAAATTCACAAGACATGGAATGTGGGTGGAATCAGTGCTTCAAGAGCCACCACACACAGGCGTATCCATCTGTCACATTCCTTGTGTTAGTCCACCTGTAAAACCAGACACAATGTCAGAAGAGCCTCACCCGGGCAAAAAGTTTTTCTACATGGTTTAACTGATgtagatatgtttttttctaaacatatTACTGGCCATTTAAAGATTTGCCTTCTCTTTTCACACTATAACAATTACAATGTTGCTTTGTGATACTGTATGAGTGTTGCTAATTGGTTGAAGAAGCAGCTTGATATTTCATCAGGGGCGTTCATAACAGAGACATCCTATGGTTGATCACATGCAGCAGCCACTTACTGGcaataaaagacagaaagattAAATGTGAGCGCGCTGTGGTGTGATGGTGCAGCGCCGCATCACACCATCACTTGTGGGTCTAAAAGCATGAATGCTGGGTTAATTTTAGACCTGTAATTGTAGGCCTGAGTGTGTTTGTATATGGTTGTTTTCTGATGGATGAGCAATGTGTTCAGAGTTCGTCCCACCGTAAACACAACTATGAGCAAAGTGAGTACAGAAAATGATTGAGTTAAGAATTGTTGGTGCCAAAAAACTTGCATTGATTATTACAGGTGATCGTGAGTGTTATTTAAAGTTATCCTCCAgtagtgtgttttatttccactaaatgtattctgactttaaaaaaaagtatagatTCCACACCCCAAAACaccctaaataaataaatgccaattcctctttgtgtattttatgacatcacaagaggcatGTGAATTGAGCTGCACTATGGCAGATGAGCAACGTTTAgaatgttataaaaaatatatttgtataataCAGTATTTTCCAGTGTTGCTGGATGTTTCAACATTACAGGCTTGTACCATGAACTGTGAATATGTTCAGCTTCAATGAATTGTGAGTACACCAGCACTGATGCCTGTCTGATACTTCAGCTTATTCTAACAGTTTCTTGGTTTCTGAGCACCAAGAAGTGGGAGTTTTGTCTCCCGTCTTTCCTTTACTGTTGATTAGACTGATGACATCAAAGGCCTTCTTCCTTTTTGCTTGTCTAAACCATGGCTGAAAGGTTCTTCTTATTTTACAATAATGACCTGCaagtaaacatgaaaaaataatgattaaagTACAGGCTTTCCTtcctttaaaaagtgttttcaacatgaaagttttcaaaagttgTGTGTTGCCAGGTAGCTTCTATCACATCGAAGTGTTTGTCTTATAGGTGAGTATGAGACAGAGGCATGTGCTTTTCTGAAATAACCCGTTTggtccaaataaaaatatttatcaatcTTTGAAGGCAAATTTTAGACTGGTAGCActggtgatttgttttttttaaagaaatacctttaaatacatttctggaGTTCCTCTTTTTACCTGAACATTAAACATGATTGTTGACCATCTGCACCTTGCAGGATGTTTAATCTCTTAGACAAGTCAACATTTAACTATTTTTCACCATCATTCTCATACCCAGATAAGAACAGGATttaaaaacggaaaaaaaacaaaacaaacttggaTTGTTTGATTTAGTACAAGCTGTTGCAATAGGTCATGTCATTAcatgtttccatggaaacaccTTGGATCGTATCTTGTTGGTTATGACAATAGGCAACATTCTTTTCTTCTTAGTGTAATTCAAAACTGGCACAAGTGGGAAAACCCAGCACCTTGCTTTGAAACCAATTAAAGATTGTAGCTATAAATGGCAcaaatcttttgttttggtaCCAAATTCCATATTATAGTTTCTttagacaaaatataaaatagatcTTCTTGATACTGTTGAACAGAAAACATCTCAGACAAATAATCTGGTAATATTTAAGTGTCTTTATtccaaataaagcaaaattacagattttttatgtACCAATATGTTGGATAAATACTTTATCAAGCTATGCATTCCAGAGATGAAAAGGAGATGTTGTCCATCAaatctttggggaaaaaaaaggcttgAAGGCAGTTGtctacatactgtatgtaaatatttctgcaaaggCTTTAATTACTATGACATAGGCAAGGTTGCATTAGTGTTATCTCTGGTTAACATTAAACGCATAGGAAGACAATCACAGTGATCAATACATTTATCAATTATAGAAAGGCAGGTTTCAGTACTATTGCTTTTTCATATCCTAAACTGTGTGTActctgctaaaaaaacaaaatcatacaaCATACATTATGAAGTAGCTGCTTGCTTTGAGCCACCAGTTTCCTAAATAACAGCTCCATGTAGCAGCAAAGGGCACAAAATGCCTGAAAAGATTAAAAGGACAGTGTGATATTCCACAGTGTTCGCTACAAAGTGATGGATGTCAACAGGTTACAAAACAGatgctttcaaaaataataaaatctagaATACAATAATTAAGACTTCAGCGTTGGGAGGAAAGATAAGTGAGTGAAAAGGGATGGGTATGGGATGAATCATCAGGAAGCAGTAAATTACACAGAGCACCAGAGTAAAGAGATCAAAGAGGTAAAGGATAGTCTCTGACCTTTGAGTTTACTACATAAAGTTCATTAGGTAAGGTTTTAAAACAACCCAATCAAACGGCAGTACCTTAGAGTTAAATATTGTCTTTTATGTCAATTATAAAGCTTTGTTGCTTGTTAGTGATGCTAAAATTCTCTGAAAACTTTTTCCCTCTAAAACTAATAAAAGTGCATGTATTTAAAAGACATTCATAGTGCATCTACCTCTTTGAACAACAGCAGTacaaacacatttctgaaaCATAAAGAGTTCATAAGCCAGGCTCACTCTGATCCCTCACACTGGCTTGGCAATGTCGAGCGCCTGCAAGATGGTGGGCTTCTCCTCTATGACCCGAACCAGGAGGTTGTCGATGTACTCCTCCAGCTCTGTGATCTTGGCGGCTTTCTTGGACAGGTCAGTCTGCTGTTTGACCACCAGCTTGACCAGCTCCTCGGTTGTCAGCTCGCTGTAAGGGCCGCTTTCCCCGGACTCTTCgaactgacagaaacaaagacaggGAAATCCTTTGATTCTATTGCTGGAGAAAAATGCTTGAATACTTATTACAAGAGACAGGTTTACATTTACAACATGTCACAGTGAGAAAACAAATGCTTGCTATATCAGTTCTCAACCTGAATTTTCTTAGGCCTTTCAGTGACatacagtaccttgcaaaaacaaacattcattttttCACACTACAATAATTTGTGTAGTTGACTGGGATTTTAAGTGATACAGAAACCCAAtatagtgcataattgtgaagcagaatgatgtgttttcaaaatgttttacaaatacaaatttgaaaGTGAGGCAGTGGCAGTTTTTGTCCTTTTAGGCAGAAACctaaaaagaagaatttaactttgttttttttttgtagaatgaATTACAAATGAGACTTTTGTTGTGTGAATGCGTGCACCTGTGGAGAGTAAACCTGGACAAACTGACTTCATAGACATGAGCAAATTTCcctggtaagaaaaaaaaatctgtaataaattaatataagTGGATTAAATCCAAATTCTTAGGACAGGATTTTGAGGGGGGATAACATCATATAACAttatataaagctcaaaaagtacattttacatgatactgcccctttaataaaatctccatccatccatccattttctatacacccttgtccctagtgcggtcaggagggctgct
This window encodes:
- the prlhr2a gene encoding prolactin releasing hormone receptor 2a; the encoded protein is MEGTGNSWTAEHSATYMERGDGGNDTAPVFEVVLQNSSSTRIPQFAGVELLQSFKLLIIPCYTLVAIVGIFGNYLLLYVICRTRKMHNVINFFIGNLAFSDMLMCATCVPFTLAYAFNPHGWVFGRFMCYLVYLIQPVTVYVSVFTLTAIGVDRYYATVHPLKKRISVLACTYLLSGIWLLSCGLVAPAVAHTYHVEFKNEGFTICEEFWMGQERERLAYAYSTLLITYVLPLSALCISYLCISVKLRNCVVPGHHTQSQAEAQRLRKRKTFRLVSLVVAAFGICWMPISVFNVLRDIDIDLIDKHYFLLIQLLCHLCAMSSSCCNPFLYAWLHDRFRAELRKMFTCRRRIGISANNCATASVVL